The following are from one region of the Pseudodesulfovibrio piezophilus C1TLV30 genome:
- a CDS encoding bifunctional riboflavin kinase/FAD synthetase, translating into MITVRNIEDIKDVIAGSCVTIGNFDGVHKGHQKLIHRTCSRAEARGLVSVVVTFDPHPLKVLSSDRNPPFITLTEQKLELLSQHGPQVCLLLHFTMEMAKLTPEEFVRKYLLDGVNMKELIIGYDYHLGKGRTGDFATLTRLGKENGFTVDRLDPVTIEDAVVSSTRIRDLVHAGHVWAVRPLLGRFYQVKGEVVHGMNRGGRLLGFPTANLKLMDELFPKPGVYANWVEVDGRVHMGVANIGRNPTFGNDALSVEAHLLDFKGDLYGRDIRVHFVQRIRDEKKFSGIDELKDRIGKDIELGRQILSQPEAEIQLTRPAFENGSTQNRQD; encoded by the coding sequence ATGATCACCGTCAGGAACATAGAAGATATCAAGGACGTCATAGCCGGGTCATGTGTGACCATTGGCAACTTTGACGGCGTCCATAAAGGGCATCAGAAACTGATTCATCGAACCTGCTCCAGGGCAGAGGCACGAGGATTGGTCAGCGTTGTGGTCACTTTCGACCCACACCCGCTCAAAGTTCTGAGCAGTGATCGGAACCCGCCCTTCATCACACTCACGGAGCAAAAACTGGAACTCCTTTCACAGCATGGCCCACAAGTGTGTCTGCTGCTCCATTTCACCATGGAAATGGCAAAATTGACACCTGAAGAATTTGTTCGGAAATATCTGCTGGACGGCGTCAACATGAAGGAGTTGATCATTGGGTACGACTACCATCTTGGGAAAGGGCGCACCGGTGATTTCGCCACCCTGACCCGATTGGGCAAAGAAAACGGATTTACAGTCGACCGCCTCGATCCCGTCACCATTGAAGATGCCGTGGTCAGTTCCACCCGTATCCGCGATCTTGTTCATGCAGGCCATGTCTGGGCCGTACGCCCCCTCCTCGGCCGGTTTTATCAGGTCAAGGGAGAAGTTGTTCACGGCATGAACCGGGGCGGACGCCTCCTCGGATTTCCGACTGCAAACCTCAAACTCATGGATGAACTGTTTCCCAAACCTGGAGTCTACGCAAACTGGGTCGAAGTTGACGGTAGAGTCCACATGGGAGTGGCGAACATTGGCAGAAATCCGACTTTCGGCAATGACGCCCTGTCTGTTGAAGCCCACCTCCTTGATTTTAAAGGGGACTTGTATGGGCGCGATATTCGCGTTCATTTTGTTCAACGTATAAGAGATGAAAAAAAATTTTCCGGTATTGATGAACTCAAAGATCGGATCGGCAAAGACATCGAACTCGGCAGACAGATTCTCAGCCAACCCGAAGCCGAAATTCAACTGACCAGGCCCGCCTTCGAAAACGGTTCGACACAGAACCGGCAGGACTAG
- a CDS encoding chloride channel protein, which produces MGLINQFFNYWRDFAKSYSTVAPFRWLVIGVLVGTLSGLVAVGFFWLVEAGKFILQHHLAGIVSPEPAGEGIFHGPAGEFRPWLIPVFTTGTGLLTGWLINKYIPEAITGGTDGTDATINAFHNQGGIVRARVAIIRGLTSILTIASGGSAGREGPITQMGAGVGTWLATKFAFSAKERRLLLLSGAAGGLGAIFRAPLGGALTAVEVIYREDFEAEAILPSVMSSVVSYSIFTFFYGTEPIFSIPRFSFSDPRELIFYTLLAFVCAAAGWMYIRTFTIIKYNIFYPLREKLGIIWSMGIGGLAMGLLGILYPYTASDGFITGGLLSGGYGWLELAILGQIPALAMCYMIVGKTVATSITIGSGMSGGMFAPALFVGGLSGGLVGKMGNHFFPDIVTQPGAYILVGMAAFFAGVANAPIGPLIMVTELTQGYGLLAPLMLASALCLVLGRNFSLYEHQVENKFDSPAHAEDATINVLEQMHVTDFYNPGEVVVLQESTTLKELTNVIASSDQLNFPVKRADGWYAGMISINNVRNWMFEEGLHDLIVVRDLMSRPVYVRPDYDLYQALLRFVNTDYAQIPVVSQTDTSDIIGLINRDDVFQAYAEAIAEVKGEDSEETAIPPEGSAAL; this is translated from the coding sequence ATGGGCCTTATCAATCAATTCTTCAATTATTGGCGCGATTTTGCCAAATCGTACAGCACTGTAGCCCCCTTCCGCTGGTTAGTCATCGGCGTATTGGTGGGCACCCTTTCCGGTCTTGTGGCCGTCGGTTTTTTCTGGTTGGTGGAAGCTGGAAAATTTATCCTCCAGCATCATCTCGCAGGTATTGTTTCGCCGGAACCCGCTGGTGAAGGAATTTTCCACGGCCCGGCAGGTGAATTTCGCCCATGGCTGATTCCGGTTTTCACGACCGGAACCGGCCTTCTCACGGGCTGGCTCATTAATAAATATATCCCGGAGGCTATTACCGGTGGAACAGATGGCACAGACGCCACTATCAACGCATTCCATAACCAGGGAGGTATTGTCCGTGCCCGCGTTGCAATCATTCGCGGCCTGACTTCAATCCTGACCATTGCTTCGGGAGGCAGTGCCGGACGAGAAGGTCCCATTACCCAGATGGGTGCCGGAGTCGGCACATGGTTAGCCACTAAATTTGCTTTCTCTGCCAAGGAAAGGCGACTGCTTCTGCTCTCTGGAGCAGCAGGAGGTCTGGGGGCCATATTTCGTGCACCGCTCGGTGGTGCCCTGACAGCCGTCGAGGTTATTTACCGTGAGGATTTCGAAGCTGAAGCGATTCTGCCGTCGGTCATGAGTTCGGTCGTTTCCTACTCCATCTTCACATTCTTCTATGGAACCGAGCCCATTTTCAGTATCCCACGTTTTTCCTTCAGTGATCCACGAGAGTTGATCTTCTACACCCTGCTCGCTTTTGTTTGTGCCGCAGCAGGCTGGATGTATATTCGTACTTTTACCATCATAAAATACAATATATTCTACCCGCTGAGGGAAAAGCTCGGTATTATCTGGTCAATGGGTATAGGCGGACTTGCCATGGGATTGCTTGGTATTCTCTACCCCTATACCGCCTCAGACGGATTCATCACAGGCGGTCTGCTCTCCGGTGGATACGGTTGGCTTGAACTCGCCATCCTCGGTCAAATACCAGCCCTTGCCATGTGCTACATGATAGTCGGCAAGACCGTGGCGACATCCATTACCATCGGTTCCGGGATGTCAGGCGGCATGTTTGCCCCGGCCTTGTTTGTTGGTGGTTTGTCCGGCGGGCTTGTCGGCAAAATGGGCAATCACTTTTTCCCGGACATTGTGACGCAACCGGGTGCCTACATCCTTGTGGGCATGGCTGCGTTTTTCGCAGGTGTGGCGAATGCTCCCATCGGCCCACTCATCATGGTCACGGAGTTGACCCAGGGCTATGGACTCCTGGCTCCGCTGATGCTCGCATCAGCCCTATGCCTGGTCCTTGGCCGCAACTTCTCTCTCTATGAACATCAGGTGGAGAACAAATTCGACTCCCCGGCTCATGCTGAAGATGCAACGATTAACGTGCTCGAACAAATGCATGTGACCGATTTTTACAACCCAGGAGAAGTGGTCGTGCTTCAGGAATCCACGACGCTCAAGGAACTGACGAACGTCATCGCCAGTTCAGACCAACTCAACTTCCCTGTCAAACGGGCTGATGGTTGGTATGCGGGAATGATTTCCATCAACAATGTCCGCAATTGGATGTTTGAGGAAGGATTACACGATCTTATCGTTGTACGGGATCTCATGTCCAGACCCGTTTACGTTCGTCCAGACTATGACCTTTACCAGGCCCTTCTCCGCTTCGTAAATACGGATTATGCACAGATTCCGGTTGTTTCACAGACAGATACCAGCGACATTATCGGCCTCATCAATCGGGATGATGTCTTCCAAGCCTATGCCGAGGCCATTGCCGAGGTAAAAGGTGAGGACAGCGAGGAAACGGCCATACCACCTGAAGGGTCAGCTGCTCTCTAG
- the hslU gene encoding ATP-dependent protease ATPase subunit HslU, with protein MSNLTPREIVSELDKYIIGQNAAKRMVAIAMRNRWRRQQLDPELRDEIAPKNIILMGPTGVGKTEIARRLARLAKCPFFKVEATKFTEVGYVGRDVESMIRDLMEIGVTMVRKEETEKVRIKAEKNAEERLLDLLLPRNNAKSANPAGFFMGSPNGEIEEKSESPKDDSTREKFRQMFRTGQLDDREVELEVTVQSGAQVEIMAIPGMEEMGSNLQSAFSNMFPGKRKPRKMKIQEAYQVLIDEEADKLIDPDVVNELARERVEQQGIIFVDEMDKIASRQDAGGNADVSREGVQRDLLPIVEGSVVNTKYGMVKTDHILFIAAGAFHFAKPSDLIPELQGRFPLREELASLHKEEFYRILTEPKNALTVQYKALLETEGVSVDFSKEALEEIAGNAEKINEETENIGARRLYTIMEKILANLSFEAPDKSGQQIVIDREYVKEQIDDVIEDRDLSRYIL; from the coding sequence ATGAGTAATTTGACACCACGAGAGATCGTATCCGAACTTGATAAATATATTATCGGTCAGAACGCGGCCAAACGTATGGTTGCCATAGCCATGCGTAACCGGTGGCGGCGGCAGCAGCTGGACCCTGAACTGAGAGATGAAATTGCCCCCAAGAATATCATTCTGATGGGACCGACCGGAGTTGGTAAGACCGAGATTGCACGACGTTTGGCTCGGTTGGCCAAGTGCCCTTTCTTCAAAGTCGAAGCGACCAAATTTACTGAGGTTGGGTATGTCGGTCGGGATGTTGAATCCATGATTCGTGACTTGATGGAAATCGGTGTTACCATGGTCCGCAAGGAAGAGACCGAGAAGGTGCGCATCAAGGCGGAGAAAAACGCTGAAGAGCGTTTGCTTGATCTTTTGTTGCCTCGCAACAATGCCAAATCAGCCAATCCCGCCGGATTTTTCATGGGATCACCGAACGGCGAGATTGAAGAGAAATCGGAATCTCCAAAGGATGATTCCACGCGCGAGAAATTTCGGCAGATGTTTCGAACAGGTCAGCTTGATGACCGCGAGGTTGAATTGGAGGTCACTGTTCAGTCGGGAGCGCAGGTTGAAATCATGGCTATTCCGGGCATGGAAGAGATGGGATCAAATCTGCAAAGCGCTTTTTCCAATATGTTTCCAGGAAAGCGCAAGCCCCGCAAGATGAAGATTCAGGAGGCCTATCAGGTTCTTATTGATGAAGAGGCAGACAAGCTTATTGACCCGGATGTAGTGAATGAGCTGGCGCGGGAGCGTGTGGAACAGCAGGGGATCATCTTTGTTGATGAGATGGATAAGATCGCCTCTCGTCAGGATGCCGGGGGGAATGCCGACGTGTCCCGCGAGGGTGTTCAGCGTGATCTGCTCCCTATTGTTGAAGGGAGCGTTGTCAATACGAAATATGGCATGGTCAAGACTGATCATATCCTGTTTATTGCGGCAGGTGCCTTTCACTTTGCCAAACCGTCTGATCTTATTCCCGAGCTACAGGGACGTTTTCCCCTTCGTGAGGAACTGGCGTCTCTGCACAAGGAGGAATTCTACCGTATCCTGACCGAGCCTAAAAATGCGTTGACTGTGCAGTACAAAGCTCTGCTTGAGACAGAAGGTGTGAGCGTGGATTTCTCCAAGGAAGCATTGGAAGAGATTGCGGGTAATGCCGAAAAAATCAATGAAGAGACCGAGAATATCGGCGCTCGGAGATTGTATACTATTATGGAAAAGATATTGGCCAATCTGTCTTTTGAAGCTCCTGATAAATCGGGACAACAGATTGTGATCGACCGCGAGTACGTCAAGGAACAAATTGACGACGTCATTGAAGATCGCGATTTGTCTCGATATATTCTCTAA
- the hslV gene encoding ATP-dependent protease subunit HslV — MELRGTTIIAVKDDLGTAVAGDGQVTFGQSIAMKHTARKVRRIYKDKVTVGFAGATADAFTLSERFESKLETYSGNLIRAAVELAKDWRTDKYLRKLEAMLLAADGEHILIITGNGDVIEPDDGVAAIGSGGAYATAAARALQRNTEMPAKDIARKAMEIAAEICVYTNSNIILETQDK; from the coding sequence ATGGAACTCAGAGGAACGACTATTATTGCGGTCAAGGACGACTTGGGAACAGCCGTGGCAGGCGATGGCCAGGTAACTTTCGGTCAGTCAATTGCCATGAAGCATACCGCCCGCAAGGTTCGGCGGATATACAAAGATAAAGTCACAGTTGGTTTTGCCGGAGCAACAGCTGATGCTTTTACCCTCTCCGAGCGGTTTGAATCCAAATTGGAGACCTATTCGGGGAATCTCATTCGGGCGGCGGTTGAGTTGGCCAAGGATTGGCGGACCGATAAATATCTGCGAAAGCTTGAAGCCATGTTGCTTGCGGCAGATGGTGAGCATATTTTGATAATTACCGGAAATGGAGATGTTATAGAGCCTGATGACGGCGTTGCCGCCATTGGATCTGGCGGAGCCTATGCCACAGCGGCAGCCCGTGCTCTTCAACGCAATACAGAGATGCCAGCCAAGGATATTGCTCGAAAGGCAATGGAAATTGCCGCTGAAATATGCGTGTATACAAATAGCAATATCATCCTTGAAACACAGGATAAGTAG
- a CDS encoding macro domain-containing protein, which produces MLRWEIGSGHLFIRQDDITTLAVDAIVNAANSELAGGGGVDGSIHHAAGRDLLHAACQVIIESIGSLPVGEALLTPGFNLPARYIIHTVGPFWRGGTAHESHLLRNAYLNSLRLAHHHSITTIAFPAISCGVFGYPHEDAARCALATLEEGLAAGLVSEAGMVLHGADTYNIWAAVAKDLF; this is translated from the coding sequence ATGCTACGTTGGGAAATCGGCTCCGGCCACCTCTTCATCCGACAGGACGACATCACGACTCTTGCTGTGGATGCCATAGTCAATGCAGCTAATTCGGAGTTGGCTGGTGGAGGTGGAGTTGACGGATCAATACATCATGCCGCAGGGCGGGATTTACTGCATGCTGCATGTCAGGTGATCATTGAAAGCATCGGGTCTCTCCCCGTGGGGGAGGCTCTCTTGACGCCTGGTTTCAACCTCCCGGCAAGGTATATAATTCATACCGTTGGCCCCTTTTGGCGAGGTGGAACAGCACATGAATCACACCTGCTGCGAAACGCTTATCTGAACAGTCTTCGACTGGCTCATCATCACTCAATAACGACAATCGCTTTCCCGGCCATATCCTGTGGAGTGTTCGGCTATCCTCATGAGGATGCCGCACGGTGTGCTCTTGCGACCCTTGAAGAAGGGCTTGCAGCAGGATTGGTTTCGGAGGCAGGCATGGTCCTGCATGGCGCTGACACCTACAACATATGGGCTGCCGTCGCCAAAGATCTTTTCTAA
- a CDS encoding RrF2 family transcriptional regulator, which produces MRITTKSRYATRMVLDIAVHGQHGPVLSRDIAERQDIPLKYLEKLIRELRKAGLIVSRRGPQGGHTLAIPATDITVGDIVRIMECPPKYDDCACADNDCEGCPMAEGCLTRNIWVETTRCMFEKLDSFVIGELIK; this is translated from the coding sequence ATGCGCATAACGACCAAAAGCAGATACGCCACGAGAATGGTCCTTGATATTGCCGTGCATGGGCAACACGGACCAGTGTTGAGTCGTGATATTGCTGAACGGCAGGATATTCCACTAAAATATCTTGAAAAATTGATTCGAGAATTGCGTAAAGCCGGACTCATCGTCAGTCGTCGTGGTCCACAGGGAGGGCATACTCTTGCGATTCCAGCGACTGACATCACAGTGGGAGACATTGTGCGCATCATGGAATGCCCGCCAAAGTACGATGATTGTGCATGCGCGGATAACGATTGTGAAGGGTGCCCCATGGCCGAGGGATGCTTGACTCGAAATATATGGGTTGAAACGACACGATGCATGTTCGAAAAGCTTGACTCATTTGTTATTGGCGAATTGATCAAATAA
- the hmcF gene encoding sulfate respiration complex iron-sulfur protein HmcF, translating to MPEGKLCNRTPINTEEYLSEVLADTGGKQYYKEMEELDVDVEKLQASLKATLKSRLKTWLEMCAHCGLCADACFLYEVNDKDPKQVPAYKIQSTLGEIVRKNGNVTNEFMRHCMDVAWSQCTCCNRCGHYCPHGIDMGVMFSYLRGLLNSQGFFPWELKIGAGMHRVYRAQMNVTEEDWVETCEWMEEETEEEWPGLKIPMDVEGADIMYTLNAREPKHYPEDIAEAAILFHLTGENWTMPSQGWEQTSLSMFAGDWEACTMQVKTVYEAIERLKPKRVVGTECGHAHRATVIEGPYWAGRPDGLPPRPYIHYVEWVAEVLRTGRLKIDPAKRLKRPVTLQDSCNYVRNHGLADITREIMSYIVEPEYFIEMADRREHNYCCGGGGGFNGVGKYRPQRNVALRKKRDQIIETGAELVIAPCHNCWDAIRDLEEEYEIGIKWSFLKPLLIEMALVPDHLKPKEEEE from the coding sequence ATGCCTGAAGGAAAGCTGTGCAATAGAACCCCGATTAATACCGAAGAGTACCTTTCAGAGGTGCTTGCGGATACCGGTGGCAAGCAATATTATAAAGAAATGGAAGAACTCGACGTTGATGTCGAGAAGCTCCAGGCGTCTTTGAAAGCGACTCTCAAGTCCAGGCTCAAGACCTGGCTTGAAATGTGTGCCCATTGTGGCCTCTGCGCTGATGCCTGCTTCCTGTATGAAGTGAATGATAAAGACCCCAAGCAGGTCCCTGCCTACAAGATTCAGTCTACACTGGGCGAGATTGTTCGCAAAAATGGTAATGTGACGAACGAATTCATGCGTCATTGCATGGATGTCGCTTGGTCCCAGTGCACCTGTTGCAACCGCTGTGGGCATTATTGCCCGCACGGTATAGATATGGGGGTGATGTTCAGCTACTTGCGCGGTCTGCTCAATTCTCAGGGTTTTTTCCCATGGGAACTGAAGATCGGCGCGGGGATGCACCGCGTGTATCGCGCTCAGATGAATGTCACTGAAGAAGACTGGGTCGAGACATGCGAATGGATGGAAGAGGAGACCGAAGAGGAGTGGCCGGGCCTGAAAATTCCCATGGATGTGGAAGGCGCGGATATTATGTACACCCTCAACGCTCGCGAACCAAAGCATTATCCCGAGGATATTGCCGAGGCTGCGATTTTGTTTCATTTGACCGGAGAAAATTGGACCATGCCCAGTCAGGGATGGGAACAGACGTCTCTTTCCATGTTTGCAGGGGATTGGGAAGCCTGCACAATGCAGGTCAAGACTGTCTATGAAGCAATCGAGCGCCTCAAGCCGAAGCGAGTGGTTGGCACCGAGTGCGGACACGCCCACCGTGCCACCGTCATTGAAGGTCCGTATTGGGCCGGTCGTCCAGACGGGTTGCCGCCTCGTCCTTATATTCACTATGTGGAATGGGTCGCTGAGGTGCTTCGAACCGGTCGGCTCAAAATTGATCCGGCCAAGCGGTTGAAACGTCCTGTGACGCTCCAGGATTCCTGTAACTATGTCCGTAATCACGGTCTTGCCGATATCACTCGTGAAATCATGTCTTACATCGTTGAGCCCGAGTATTTCATTGAGATGGCTGATCGGCGTGAGCACAACTACTGCTGCGGCGGCGGCGGTGGTTTCAACGGTGTCGGTAAATACCGCCCACAACGTAATGTGGCGCTTCGTAAGAAGCGTGACCAGATTATTGAAACCGGGGCAGAACTTGTCATTGCCCCATGCCATAACTGCTGGGATGCGATTCGTGATCTTGAAGAAGAGTACGAGATTGGTATCAAGTGGTCTTTCCTCAAGCCTCTGTTGATCGAAATGGCTCTTGTGCCTGATCATTTGAAGCCCAAGGAAGAAGAGGAATAA
- the hmcE gene encoding sulfate respiration complex protein HmcE produces the protein MYELLTGPILWLVCAIAIVGMITRTIFFIKGLSWKLDRVAYSAHPAAGAKGAIRSILAFLIPFGNHSWRAKPGFTIMFFVFHIGLLGVPLFLAGHAVILQERFGISWPTISMGAADFWTVAMLVAAACIAIRRMILPEVRIITDAKDWFVLLVSIAPFLSGYLVVHEIGDYNFWLLVHIVSGLAWIVLLPFTKLFHAVGFFWTRAQLGMDFGIKRGGMKYKSFDW, from the coding sequence ATGTATGAACTGTTAACGGGACCGATCCTCTGGCTGGTTTGTGCCATCGCCATTGTCGGTATGATTACCCGTACCATATTCTTCATCAAAGGCCTGAGCTGGAAGCTGGATCGTGTGGCGTATTCCGCACATCCCGCAGCCGGTGCCAAGGGAGCCATCCGCTCTATCCTGGCTTTTCTCATTCCCTTCGGCAATCATAGCTGGAGAGCAAAACCCGGATTCACGATCATGTTTTTCGTGTTCCACATCGGCCTGCTGGGTGTTCCGTTATTCCTGGCAGGGCACGCTGTCATCTTGCAGGAGCGTTTTGGCATTTCCTGGCCCACTATTTCCATGGGGGCGGCGGATTTCTGGACTGTCGCCATGTTGGTAGCGGCCGCGTGTATTGCCATACGCCGCATGATCCTGCCTGAGGTTCGCATCATTACCGATGCGAAGGATTGGTTTGTGCTCCTCGTTTCCATCGCTCCGTTTCTTTCCGGCTATCTGGTCGTGCATGAGATCGGCGATTACAACTTCTGGCTGCTTGTTCACATCGTCAGTGGTTTGGCTTGGATCGTGCTTTTGCCGTTTACCAAGCTGTTCCACGCTGTGGGCTTTTTCTGGACCCGTGCCCAGCTCGGCATGGACTTCGGCATCAAGCGCGGCGGCATGAAGTACAAGAGCTTCGACTGGTAG
- the hmcD gene encoding sulfate respiration complex protein HmcD, with amino-acid sequence MEHAIYTLQDFLLATKGWVYILMGASLVVFVAYWKFLFSRDKD; translated from the coding sequence ATGGAACATGCAATTTATACCTTGCAGGATTTTTTGCTCGCCACCAAAGGGTGGGTATATATTCTAATGGGTGCGTCGCTCGTGGTCTTCGTGGCCTACTGGAAGTTCCTGTTCAGCAGGGACAAAGACTAA
- the hmcC gene encoding sulfate respiration complex protein HmcC encodes MTTEAQTKQSLFTPFNVIAGLILILGAGLTVWRFGWGIGAVTNLDNNNPWGIWIGFDLLCGVALAAGGYVTSSAVYLFGMKKHHAAVRPAILTAFLGYLFVVVALQYDLGRPWRLPYPFAVSRGTTSMLFEVGLCVALYLTVLFLEFSPAALEFFGQKRLRKMIHKCTIALTVFGVVLSTLHQSSLGALYIIAPSKLHPLWYSSYLPTQFFVSSVAAGLSMVMLEGWLSHGSSTLHGKMSEEYLGQHDDLYYGFAKGASWVLMGYFFIKVIGIAADNEWHLLFTGWGEWFLFEVLGFVLLPSFLYAIGAREKNLKLIRWTALLTVLGIVLNRLNVSLIAFNYRLPSEMRYVPSWQEICVTLFVCTMLVVTFKFIASKTPIFYDHPDYKDEH; translated from the coding sequence ATGACGACTGAAGCCCAAACCAAACAATCACTGTTCACTCCGTTCAATGTCATTGCCGGATTGATCCTCATTCTTGGTGCCGGACTGACTGTGTGGCGCTTTGGCTGGGGAATCGGGGCCGTGACAAACCTTGATAACAATAACCCCTGGGGTATCTGGATCGGATTCGACCTGCTCTGCGGAGTCGCTCTGGCGGCAGGTGGCTATGTCACTTCTTCTGCTGTGTATCTCTTCGGCATGAAGAAACATCACGCGGCTGTGCGCCCGGCTATCCTGACCGCGTTTCTCGGGTATCTCTTTGTCGTTGTGGCATTGCAGTATGACCTGGGCCGCCCCTGGCGTTTGCCTTATCCGTTCGCGGTTTCCCGGGGCACCACATCCATGCTTTTCGAAGTCGGTTTGTGTGTTGCCTTGTATCTGACCGTCCTGTTTCTGGAGTTTTCTCCGGCCGCTCTTGAATTCTTCGGCCAGAAAAGACTCAGAAAGATGATTCACAAGTGCACCATCGCCCTGACTGTTTTCGGCGTTGTGCTCTCCACACTGCATCAGTCTTCGCTCGGCGCATTGTATATCATTGCCCCTTCGAAACTGCATCCTCTCTGGTATTCCAGCTATCTGCCGACACAGTTCTTTGTTTCGTCGGTAGCGGCGGGGCTTTCCATGGTCATGCTGGAAGGCTGGCTGTCCCATGGCTCCTCAACGTTGCATGGCAAGATGAGTGAGGAATATTTGGGGCAGCATGACGACCTGTACTATGGATTTGCCAAAGGTGCTTCCTGGGTGCTCATGGGCTACTTCTTCATCAAGGTGATCGGCATTGCCGCTGATAATGAGTGGCATCTTCTGTTCACCGGCTGGGGCGAGTGGTTCCTGTTCGAGGTGCTGGGTTTTGTCCTGTTGCCGTCCTTTCTGTACGCCATTGGCGCGCGGGAGAAGAACCTCAAGCTGATCCGGTGGACTGCGTTACTGACTGTTCTGGGCATTGTCCTCAATCGTCTCAACGTGTCACTGATAGCCTTCAATTATCGCCTGCCTTCCGAGATGCGATATGTCCCGAGCTGGCAGGAGATCTGTGTGACGCTGTTCGTCTGCACCATGCTCGTCGTAACCTTTAAGTTCATCGCCAGTAAGACGCCGATCTTTTATGATCACCCGGATTACAAGGATGAACATTAA
- the hmcB gene encoding sulfate respiration complex iron-sulfur protein HmcB, which produces MKRRNFLGLMGAAGISAALPTKAQAAGNVHFEGYPGSKGVLFDATRCIGCRKCEAGCNEINGLAKPEKPFTDLSVLETPRRTENDAYTVVNKYTEPDGQSVFRKIQCMHCLEPSCASACFVKAFKKQPSGAVTYDESLCVGCRYCMVACPFEIPTYTYNDPITPKVIKCHLCEPHIKGGKVSMPGCVASCPKEALIYGERDELIKIARNRIEANPEKYIDHLYGEHEVGGTSWLYLSGVPFEQIGMREDLGVKSGPELNSGALSVVAMVPALWPLLLAGVYGITTRTDKINKKEKADAVAEAITQTQEKANADMKAAMVRAANDKEATVKREVAKAVEEALKAAEEGDGEKEEEGA; this is translated from the coding sequence ATGAAACGAAGAAACTTCCTCGGCCTGATGGGAGCGGCGGGCATTTCCGCCGCACTCCCGACCAAGGCTCAAGCCGCTGGAAATGTACACTTTGAAGGATATCCGGGAAGCAAGGGCGTGCTCTTCGATGCCACGCGCTGCATCGGGTGTCGCAAGTGTGAAGCGGGCTGCAACGAGATCAATGGTCTGGCCAAACCGGAAAAGCCGTTTACTGATCTCTCGGTTCTCGAGACGCCTCGGCGTACCGAGAACGATGCCTATACCGTTGTCAATAAATACACAGAGCCGGATGGACAGTCCGTGTTCAGGAAGATTCAGTGCATGCATTGCCTGGAGCCATCCTGTGCATCTGCCTGCTTTGTCAAGGCGTTCAAGAAGCAACCTTCCGGGGCCGTCACATATGACGAATCCCTTTGTGTCGGCTGCCGATACTGCATGGTCGCCTGTCCTTTCGAGATACCGACTTATACCTATAACGATCCGATTACTCCCAAAGTTATCAAATGCCATCTGTGCGAACCGCACATCAAAGGCGGTAAGGTCAGCATGCCCGGATGCGTTGCCAGTTGCCCCAAAGAGGCATTGATCTATGGAGAACGTGATGAACTTATCAAGATCGCGCGTAATCGGATCGAAGCCAATCCTGAAAAATACATTGATCATCTCTATGGCGAGCATGAAGTGGGCGGCACGAGCTGGCTTTACCTCTCTGGTGTTCCCTTTGAGCAGATCGGTATGCGTGAAGATCTCGGGGTAAAATCCGGGCCGGAATTAAACTCGGGCGCTTTGTCCGTTGTTGCCATGGTTCCTGCCTTGTGGCCCCTGTTGTTGGCAGGTGTCTATGGCATCACGACGCGGACAGACAAGATCAATAAGAAGGAAAAGGCCGACGCCGTTGCCGAGGCCATTACACAGACACAGGAAAAGGCCAACGCCGATATGAAGGCCGCTATGGTGCGCGCCGCCAACGACAAGGAAGCCACTGTGAAACGTGAAGTCGCTAAAGCCGTGGAGGAAGCCTTGAAGGCTGCCGAAGAAGGCGATGGCGAAAAGGAAGAGGAGGGCGCATAA